One region of Dysidea avara chromosome 1, odDysAvar1.4, whole genome shotgun sequence genomic DNA includes:
- the LOC136241727 gene encoding uncharacterized protein: protein MPVTTAQLKGWLDKKRIAYPESSLKRDLWEIIKQAKTPPRYAIDEIAGSKVLSANVIICHEVVRLPVAHCELNPIEMAWSQVKGHVKRNNKRFTLTEVKELVYQGFEAVTSERWQSLIKHVQEEVEDHYWEQDGLHEELLEQFLIHVSSDSRDSEDGDGGINDSSTTSNSESKSSSEPTSSDESLGGWD, encoded by the exons ATGCCAGTTACCACAG CACAGCTGAAAGGGTGGTTAGATAAGAAAC GTATAGCATATCCAGAAAGTTCACTGAAGAGAGATCTGTGGGAAATCATCAAACAAGCAAAAACTCCTCCAAGATATGCTATAGATGAGATAGCTGGAAGTAAAG TTCTTTCGGCTAACGTAATAATATGCCATGAAGTAGTCAGACTACCAGTTGCACACTGTGAACTGAATCCTATTGAGATGGCCTGGAGTCAAGTGAAGGGACACGTAAAGCGGAACAACAAGAG GTTTACTTTGACTGAAGTTAAGGAACTGGTTTATCAAGGATTTGAGGCTGTTACATCTGAGAGGTGGCAATCTTTGATAAAGCACGTTCAAGAAGAAGTTGAAGATCATTACTGGGAACAGGATGGACTTCATGAGGAACTTCTAGAACAATTCCTCATTCACGTCAGCAGTGATAGTAgagatagtgaagatggtgatggtggtattaatgactCCTCCACCACCAGCAACAGTGagtccaagtcttcttctgagcctacttcatctgat gagtcattAGGTGGCTGGGATTGA